In the genome of Brachypodium distachyon strain Bd21 chromosome 3, Brachypodium_distachyon_v3.0, whole genome shotgun sequence, the window GGAGGTGGCCAGCGAGAGGCGCTGCGTGGGCGTGGGAGACGAGTCTAATCTTGGCCGTCCAATGATGGCCGGACGCGTGGCAAATATGCGGCCAACTAGTGTACTCCGTACTGTACTGTTGGAGCGCTCTCGCGAGCCTACGGCGTAAGTACGTGTGGACTGATGGTTGTGTACAACTGCTTGATGCATACTCAGCTGTGTTTATAGTTGGGATCCCTTTATAGTTAGCTTGACTAATGTCGTGTGCGTATATATTTGGATTTTTAGACATGAAAACTCAAACTAAAATTACGACAGAAAATgtggaacggatggagtagttCAAATCTCATCGTGCCAGAAAATCACGTCGGTATCGTCATGGACCATTTTGGGCATgtaatttagggtttttaCCCATTGTTGCTTAACCAACACATCACTGCTTGATTGATGATCTTAAGTCCATACTATAAACAATGTTACAATTTCGAAAAAAACTACTCTGTATAAACAATGTTTCTTGTAGAGCAAAATGCATCGGAAGTGCTTGAAGTATCGACATGTGCTATATACGAAAAAACTAAATCACCGGGAGTCCTAACATTACACAGCGCAACTCTGAACTACATGTCTGGCGGATTGGCTAGTCATGTGTGCAAATTTTTTACAAACAAAGGCCCCAAAAAATTTCTTGATTCTAATGTTGTGGTATTTCTTCCTATTTCCCGCATGAGCTCAAGCACCGTCGCACGGGACTCCTAATCATGTGACGTGTTATCTTTCGTCTGATTGTGTCGACGAAGCAGGTCGACCAGCCGTGCGAGCTCGATTCCATAATACATCAGGTCGGAAGAGGACATGTACCTCTTCTTTGAGTGTATTTTGGCTAAGGTTGTTTGGGGCTGTATTGGTCACTTCCTTGGCACTAATTGGATCCCTCGGTCTATTTGACAGTACTTTATATGGATCGGGGGCTGTATGTTGGGCCATCTTGCAGTGATGTATGTTTCGTGAAGAAAGTGTTTCTTAAAGTGGTGTTTTTTCTGTTGTGATCTTTTATACAGTATTTGACAGATCTTCAAAGGCAGTCGCAACAACAAGACATGAAGGATGGGACAAACTGACTGATGTATACCTCGGTGGGGTTGCTGCGCTGCCAAAGGATCGCTCGTTTATCGGTTGGGATGGATGATAGCCTTCACTTGGTAGTTTGAAATCTACTTGCGCATCTACGTTCCAACTGGTTATATAATGCTTTATCATTGGGATTGGGTGTGTGGTGGTTTTATTTAGAAACAAATCAACTATTTTGATTGACTCTTCAACCAAATTGGTGCTTGTGTAAGACGTGACCTGTTGTACCGATGATGTGCATCTCAAAGAGTCATGCATAACTGAACTTGCTGACTACGGCGGTATTAACCCTTCATTAGAAGCGACATCAGCTATGGTGgtcaaaaggaagaagaaattgaTAGTGTctataaaaagaaaacaatttttttttgtgaattgAGTCTAGATGAGGTGGTCTAATTCCTTATGGTGGAACCAATCCACTCCAGTCTTTCGGAGGTGTTCATAGGGGTAGAATGTTCGTGTGTGCTTTCATAGAGGTGAGTGGGTGAGTATATGCACGTGTTGTTAGAAcgaaaaaacattttttttaggttAGACAAATTCCGAGACTACTTTCTTCTTCACATGGGCCGGTGCTGgtctatttttccttttctccttctccttctccttctccttcctgaGCCGCATCCCTCGCTCGTTCGGGGCTTCgggcccatctcgctgccgccTGCCGAGCGCCTCAGCCCCCTCGCTTCGTCCGCttcgtcgctcgtcttcctcctcgcgcgagcgccgccgccgccggttttGGTCTCCCCTtggattctctcgctcccgactgtttctcctcccatcaccccacgaacggatttAGCTCCCCGtctcatctccttaatcttccccaattcgtaactgaggcaaaaatcaaggtagggaggccgccctaccttgccctaatgggtcctccgcccgtagCTAAGCAAATCAAAactattttcctttttgatgatgttgttgttgataCATAAATATGATCTTGTAAAACAGTTCCATAATGAAGATAGCTTGGAATAAGAACGTCAAAGCGAAGAGGCAGCCAGTGGTGGCACCACTGAAGCCAAGGCTGCCATTTGGTACCGAGGTTGGGGAAAATGAGGATGGAAAGGACGGGAGCAGAGAGTCGGAAGCTAGCTGTCCTGGATCCAGGCCACCAGATTCTGCGCAGTCGCTCCAAGACCAAGGGAACAAGCTAGCTGAGGTATCTCTATACAGTTTTATGAGATTCCTATTTGCTTATGGGCTGATGTGTAGTTGTAGTTATATGTATTATTCCTTAAGAGAGGTCAATACTGTTACAGATGCCATGGCTAAGTAATGTAGAATAACCATGTGATAGTTCTAAGTTCTAACTAATTTCAGGGAAATTTGGTATCTGTGTTCCCTAGTGTCCTTTCAAtcctaataataaaaggaaCATGATATgtcagtatatatatacatatcttttgttttagaaATATTAAAGAACAAATGAGTAGTATAATGCTACAAGTTGCAACAGAATCTCTTGACGTACCATCAAGCTGCAGCTGACAGCCTGAAAGCATTACACTTATCACTCTATTTCGTATTGTCAACTCACTTTTTTACTAGAAAATCTGTAGCAGTATGATCTGGTGTGCTATGAATTGTTGAACGCACCAGAAATGCtaactttttttgttttatctcTTGTAACACGGCTGTTGCTAACTAACACAGGAAACAAATAGTATGATGTAACTCATAAGTTCCCGTTCTGTTAACTCTAGGAAGGGAAGTATCATGAAGCGCTCAGTAAGTGGGAGGCTTCACTTAGCTTGATACCAGATAATGCAATAGTTCATGAACAGAAAGCTCAGGTTTTACTTGAATTGGGAGATACATGGCGTGCCCTGACAGCAGCAACTAGTAATTTTCTCTACTTCCTTTGTGTTTTCCAATGGATGATTTACTGAGTTTCTGTTGCTGGGCAAAAACATGTCATAAGCTGAGAGTAATGCAAACTTTTTTAATCAGGTTAGTTTGTAGTACTAACCATCCAATGACTGGGATATTCTCAACCAATATGGTTATTTTCTTTGTATCGGAAGTGATCAATATTTGTCTTCTGATGTAGAATTGCATATATCATGTGAAAATATGTGATCATATAATTGTGAGGATTTATGTTAATTTGTAGTTGCACAATGCCTGTTTCTTCTTTGTGTGCAATACCAGTGATAATACCAGCATATATGTGTTACGTCGTTAGGTCAAGTGTTTGATGCTCATTTTGCTGCTGCAAACAAATCAGTTATTCTCTGTTGGGTATGTTTGTAGGAGCAACAGAAGTTGAACCATCATGGCCTGAGGTCAGTATAGCATTCCATCAGTTAAACTGTAAATCAGATACCATATATAGCTGCCCTGGCTTGACTCCTTGCATAAAAGCTCCATCccttatactccgtatttgatAAGGTTTCCCACTGCTACCAACTGATGAATGATATTACTGATTCGCAGGCTTGGGTGACGCTTGGTAGAGCACAGTTAAATTTTGGAGAGCCAGATAAATCGATTGAGTCTTTTGACAGGGCGTTAGCTATCAAGGTACCCACCATCCTACTGTTTCACTTTGTGTCGAAGTTTGATACAGCATATTGTCACAGCCTCACGGGCCATCATGACTTACTCTCCTCCTTGATTTCTCTGCTGGATCATATGCACAGCCTGACTACAGTGATGCAAAAGCCGACCGTGAAACCGCATCCCGACTCGTAAGGAAACGAGGGCAGTTGCATTCGTCAGGCGATCTGAGTGCTAACAAGAGACGATTCACAGTCGGAGGGAActcagagaaagaaaaggagagtaAAGATGAGGAAGCATGACTGCAGGATGTAGCCATGTAGGCTGGTTGCTCTTGATGTGTAGATAAATGTCACATACAGTAAGTCTGTAGGTGGTCGGTTACTTGTGCTGAAGGATCGGTGTCCTGTGCAGCTACTGTATAAAGTCTACAACTGACATTTCGTCCTTGTACTACCTGTTTGCGGATCAAGCGGTAATTCGCCATTCCTGTCCAGAGTTTTCTTGAGAAAGATATGTTCATTTGCGAGTTCTGCACAAACAGTGATGCACAAGAAATAATTTATGCAGCTCGTTTGCACATACgttttaaaattatttttcactGAATGCAAATGAGCACATTGTTCTTACGAAAATTTACAGGACTGGTTTCGACATATGCTCAACAAGCATGgttttttctgtatttttttgaaaattcacAAATACTATGATCTTGCTAAGTTTTCTAAAGTGAGTTCATATGAGTACCACGGTTCTCCTTTGTCATCGTGAACATACTTCAATAGCAAATAGGAGCACAAGATATCTCAAAGTGAATCCAACAAAAACAATTCAAGAAGGTCCACAAAAATTAACAGTTTGTATGTTTTATGTGTAATTTACGTAAGTACACAAATTTTAGCAGACCTTGTGTATAGTTTAAAATAAACCTATGTGTTCAGTCTCAgtagtgtttggttgcagAACGACGTAGAATGGAATGGTTCTATTCCTATATGAATGTAACCGAGTGAAatggttttatttttctactacctctgttcctaaattcttgtcgaaatattacaagtatctaaacgctttttaagaatagatacatccaggttttgacaaatttgagacaagaatttatgaATGGAGGCAGTATATTATTACAGGGACCAAACACTGAGCCACTTGGGTTCCTACATTTTTAAGAAATAAGTTGGTTAAGTATATTAAAAGAATATTCCTTTTTAAAAACCAAATGACTTCATTCCACTTTCGTATACTCTGGGAAGTGGGAACCAAAGGCAAGAATCGTCTTCAAATTTGTAACGATTTCAGTACCTTTTTTTTGGGGAAGGAATTCCAGTACATTCCATCAGAACCAAAAACTACCTTAAAGAACGGGCTACCAGACAGTCCTTCGTTCAAAGGCTTGAAGCGGCGGTTCGAGCGCGACACCCGAAAAGTTGCCCATAGACATCGGTTTGAGGATTTGCCTTCTCCGCTTCTTCTTGCGGTTTTCAATCACCCGTGCGAGGAGATTCAGGGAGATGTGGCGCAAGGGCAGCAAGCGCAGCAAGCGcttcggtggcggcggcgccgggggcgagCCGCCGGCCAAACGCCAGGCTGCCGGGAAGGAAACCCCCTCCGAGGACGCCGACGACAGCACCGTCGTTGCTCAGGTGCTGAATCCGAACTCCCAACCAACCTACGGCTGCCTTAGTTACCCGCGccctctcaaaaaaattgcagatCCCTAAAACCCTAGGTCGCTCGATTTGGCTTTTTTGCTGTTCAGATATCGAAGAACAAGAGGGTGTCCGTGAAGAGCTGGAACGGCAAGGTCATGGTCGACCTTCGAGAGTTCTACGTCAAGGACGGCAAGGACCTCCCCACCCGCAAAGGTACTGTGATTGCTCTTTCCTGCACAAACGTTAAATGTATGTGCCTATTGGCTGTTGCGCTGTGTGGTGGAAATATGAAGGGATCGCATTTCTTTCCCCTGTCTGGATACCACTCTTGCTTATTTTATTGTCCTTCCATAATCCATGTGGATGTAAAATGTTTGTATTGTCTAAATATCACCGGATTGCATTTCCTGTTTATAGCCAGCAGAGAGATAGCTTAGACATCACTAACATTGTTATGGATTGATGCCAATATGTCATATGAAAATGAACTTGTATGCCTGTTGCCCATTCCTTATGCTTATGATTTTGTGGCTTCAAATGTGTAATCTATTATTGTGTTATGTTGTAAGCTCAAGCAGGTGCTGAACATGAAATTCTGAAAAATGGTTATCATAGTTGTAGGCAAAGAACTTGTTAAAGGAGAATCTACCCTATCTTAACCAGCATCCGACATGTTGTTTGTTAGCCACCTGAATATAAGGACTTATGGCTGTGCACTTCTTGTTTGGTCAAATGATAAAGCAGGAGGCCCTGCTTATGATCACAAATATTACAATGCCCTAGTTGATAGAATATGCATGAGTTAGATTTCTCGAGAGTAAACTTGCAAATAATCAATATGGCACTGCCTTCATCTTAAATCCAGAACACagttccaagttccaactACTCATTCAGTACCATGGTAACTACCAGCTGCCAGCAATGGTACCGTAAATATGAAGATACATTCAGCTGGAATTGAATTACTTATTCCCTTTAAACTTTATAATTACCATTCTATGATTGCTCAAGATGATGCCATAGCTTCTCTGCTTATTATTTCTTTTGCCTCTTTTCAGGTATATCGCTTCCAATAGATCAGGTCAGATGCATTTCCCGCTTTCCTACATCTGCTTATATCCTATATGCATACAACAAATGTGTTACCCTGAATAGATATATCATGATCTGTTTGAAACCTGAATTCTGCTCTTGGAATATCAATTAGCCTTGTAAGAATTTACTTGGCAAGCTTGACATCCTTTTTTGAGCATAAAGATATTCTGAACACACGAGAAGACTATCTGCTATGCAAGCTTATTGGCAAATACTCCTACAATAAACTGAATAATTTAGTAACTTAATGTGTCGACATACATCTCTCAAGTATGATATCTATCACAGGAGCATGATCACAAGTAAGCTTAATGTGTTGAATTGTCATGTGCATATGGTCAGGTTCTGACCTATTACTACACTTGCCAGTTGccacatatatatgcatggtcTTTGTTGGCAATTATTGTATTATTGGTACAATGATAGCAACCCACTGTGTAGTACTGTTTGCTCgagcaggcagcagcaactCATCCATGATTTCCAATGATACATATCGTTTGTGTCTTATCCGTGCAGTGGAAAATACTAAAGGACAACATCAAGGCTATAGACGAGGCCgtcaaggagaaggagaacaaATGATTGAAGAAGCGGTCGACGAGATAGTGTTGGGCAAACATTTGCTCATTCGCTGCTCAAGCATGCAGTAGTAGTCTAGTTCTGTCTTTGGTTAAACCTTACCTGGAATGCTGGACTTTCTGTAGGCTGTAACCACCTCTGTCGTGAAGGTGGCCTCGTAGCATAACGGTTTAGcttagtactagtagtactttTTATGCCCTCTGTGGTCTTTAGTATGGTCATCCAGGTATGTGACTTTGTGCTTCGTTCTAGCTGGAGAAGATGTCTAAATGGCTTCTTGTTGCCACATGGTTTTCTCTGCTAAATGAATCCTGCTGACGCCCTTTGCTTAATCTGGTCCTCGTTTTGATGCCATAGTAGTCGGTTAAAAATTCAAGACCCATGACACAACTACGGCCAGGTGAactgcctttttcttttaggaGATTATTGCACTTTCAATAAACACTTGCTCGAGTCAACCGGGCAGGTCAGTTATTAGTCGGTCATTTCTTAGCGTTCCGAAGCTACCAGCATACCGCTGCTCTGCTTCATGTCACATCACAAGATGGAGTACTTTTTCATTTCAGTGGAGATAATTTTTACTCCGGGAGTCAGTTGAATGGACACGTCAGTCAACGAGGAGGGCGACCCAACTGGCCCCAAAAGTCTTTCAGAGTTCAGTCCATCCGAGATCCGGAACGAAGGAAGCAGCGTTGCTGCACGGCCAAAGTCCCCACCGCGACGCCGCAGGTCTTTCTCGCACCGGAAACCAAACCAAGGTCCCGCTACGCCACGCAGGCGGGTCATGTGGGCCACGCGTCCATCCCCGCTCACATCTGGCCGTCCATCTCCATCACGCCACCGCTATAGCCACGCTTTTACGTGCGCAGAGCCGGCGTTTTCTCCAACTGACTCGCTGATCCCACGCAACCGTTTGTCCTACGTGTCGGAGGGCGAACCTTGTTCCATCCTACGTGTCATCACGCCGGACACGAGGGCCGGCCTTCACCTTTCGCCCTCTCATCCCTATGATCGTCCACTCTAAAGTGTacccctccgtcccataatacgAGTCACACACGCATCTCTGAATcttaatttgattaattaaatatgtattttttttaaaaaaatacatcattAGACTCTGTCGAAAGAACTTTCTAATAATGATATgattcttattttattttaatttataatatttagttagctaaattgaTAATCTAATGATGCGTATTATGGGAGAGTACAAGTACCAGTCTACTGCTCTTTCGACCGATGGTTCGTGCACGAAATTTGATACGACGCGACGCGAGTGGCGTCTGTATGATTGGACGCTTGGATATTTTTAACTTTTCATCATCGTCTTTTCTCACTCTCTCGTTTTCAGTTGGAGCAGACAGCGTTGAAGTCAAGGTTTGGGGGAAGGGGTCAGGGACCAACAACCTCATCCCCTACCACGCGGATTCTTCTTCGCGATTTCTTCGTTGGGTGTGGTTTCTCCCAAATCGATTTTACACGGACGATGGGAAAGTGGTAATTCAGGGCCCTAACTGCTTTCCATTTTCACCCAGATCAGACCTAGGGGTTCCCCAGCCTCTAATTTCCTCACGTGTAAAAAACTTTGCGTGAAAACGGTTGGCGAAATCTCCCCGATTTCGTAACGTCTGTTTTGCCACAGCTGTATCCGCAATAAATaacaagcattttttttctttcgctTCCAAAAGTAAATACTCCAAGATTtcgtttttattttcttcccaAGTGAAAAGGTTTATAAATGACTAGTATCCTAACCCTGGCCCGTTTCACTTGCAGATCCAGGGATTCGCAGAACATCTCCAGCTCTTTTCCCTGCCTTGCAACCGTCAAAAAACTCGAAGAACATAAACAAAACAGGGGGAACACGCACCCCTTCCTCCCTTTTTAAtttgcccttttttttctcctttgctGATATTAtactccttctcctcctcttcgtcccctatccgcctccgccgtcgcctccccgACTCGGCGACGAccgcttccccgccgccggctccgggGCCTCCTCgcccccacctccgccgagCGTCgacggaggccgccgccggcttcgctCCGCGGCCGCCAGCCCGCAGGCATTCGCCGCTCCGCGCCCGTGTAAGGTTTGTTCGTTCGTTCGCTCCACGTTTCGTTTTCCTAGAGGGGGTAGGGTTGTTGCCGTTGGTCCACGGAATTTTGATCAGGTTTCTCCTTGCTGTCTCACCTTCTGGCGCCTGgataatttagggtttttgCCGGCGGGGCGTGGCGTGATCGGCGGGTGGAGAAGAGGACGGGGCGGCGCATTGGATGGTCTCGATCCGTACGGCTCCTTGCTGACCACCTGCCGCAATGAAGGAGGCTGGCGCGGACGGTCGTAGCTGGGAGGATCATCTTGCCACCGCTCGGTTGAATGGAGAGGCCAAGGCGGCCGCACCTCAAGTGGGCCATGGATTGGGTGCTGATAAGGCCTGCGCCATGTCCAcagaggaagatgaggagaaagaTAAAGGATGCAATCTTGCTGTGAAATTGGAAGAGTCTGTTGAGGCTATTTCCCCCCCGTTTGAAGTAAGAGGTCGGATAAGTGAGGAAAAGGGTTCTAGCATGGAGGAGAGGCCTTTGAACATGGATGAAGAGAAGACGTGCAATTTTCTTGTGGAATCTGCTGAATCTGGCAATTTGCAGACGTGTTATGGGGCCAATGGCAGGGTGCTGAGTAAGGCCTTATGCATTACTTGTGGTGATACATTGTGTTCCAAGGATGTCGGATGCGTGCGTGGCTCAGTGGATAAAGTGACCGAAAGGAGCCAATATGAGTTGGGTGGTTTGGTGTGTAATGGGGGCTTGTCGGATTCAATTAAGCACGATGCTGATCGATGTCCAAATGGGGTTGATGACATCATATTCATGACAGATGATAACTATGAGCTGTCACAAGATGATTTGATGCTGAAAATTGAAGCTGAGGCCTCAGGGCAGTTGCTTGAAGATTCAGTTCCTTCAGTTTCTGgaagcattgatgtttctttAAATGGCAAAGCAGGTCAGTGTGAGGAGGATGTTCTGTGTAATGGAGCGTTGGGAAAGACAAGCCTAGAGGATGTACAGTTGCGCTGCATGAAACCACACTGTGGTGATGGGAGTTTGCCAGATCCAGTAAAATTTGATATCCAGCAGCTGCCACATGACATGGATGTCACTCGTTTGAAGAAATATGTTAATCAGCTGGATGAGGATGGCTTGTTGCAAAAAATTGGAGCAGAGGTCTCTATTCCTGTGCGTGAAGATTCAGTTCCTTCTAATTTTGGGATTGGTGAAATATCTGAACATAAAACAGGCATGGAGAAAGTGGCCTGTGGCTCAATGGGATTTTTTGGCGTGCTTTCATGTGAGGGTGGGTTTTGGAAGGAGGCTCTTGAAGACGAGAATCAGAGTCCCAGGATGGATGCGAAAGCAAGGGAAGACAACTTACAGACATGTTGGGTGGAAACATGTCATGGGAATGGGAGCTTGTCAGATTTACGGGAGAGTGACAGCGAGAACTTGCCTTGTGGTGCTAATGGCCCGAGTTTGATGATTGATGCTAATCATGAGCTGGAAAAGGGTGTGTTTTTGCCAAGTATTGATGCAGACTTGTCCTTACCAGTATATGAAGCTTCACTTCATTCTGTTAATGATAGGCCTATGGATGTTCCTGTAAATGGCACGTCTGGTTGGATTGGCGAGTTATCTACAAATAGAACATGTGTTGAGAAATTGAAATATGAGTCACTGGGAGAAGGTACGCTCTTATGTGAGAATGAAGTTGGTTTCCAGACAGAGGCTTCTGTAAATGCTAGGATGGGGATTGCAAAGGATCCAATTTCATCTATTTGTAAAGATGAAATTATGGAGAGTTCAGAAGCTTGTGGTCCTTTTCCTGAAATAAAAGTTCCACTCCAGCACCAGCAGACTGACCAAAAACACGAGACCGTTGATTTACCACTGGAGAGAGACCTGATTAGATCTTCCTATAACCAACCTTGGGAAGATGAACCTTTTCATAGTTGCAAAGGGTCTTCTGCACCATGCCTGGGCCATCGAGATACTTCTGGTGTTAAATTGGGTTCTCCAGATCATTTGGCCCAAGAGCTCAATACATGTAATTCTGCCATTGACAAACCTTGCTCTGCTGATTTTGTTGAAAATGGTAATGATGGAGAATTGCAAAACCAGACGTCGGAGTCATTAAATGTCTTCAGACGTAGGAATCCAAGAAGAGCTGCATCATCAAGAATTAATCTTGAGAAGCatgatcaaataaataaaggaAGCAAGAACATAAGGAAATCTAAGAAGATCAAGAGATCATGGTCATTAGTTGAAAGCACCATGATCAAGTTCCCAAATAAAACCACAAAAGGAAGAAGTGGCATCAACAGGCCACCAAAATCTACTGGTTGGGGCTGTCTACAAAAGCTAACAGATGGGTTTAGTCAGAACTGTGGGCCTTCAACTTCTAACTCTCATCTGACTTACATTGAAAAAGGTAGGTCAAATACAAGATCGGAGGATAAAAAGCAACCAAGTATACGGAAGACACGAAGTTTAAGAGGCTCAAGAAATAAGTGTCCTGCCCTTTCTGATATCGGATATGCATTGGATGAAGTGAATGGAGAATCTGCCTTTTTAGCTACAACTGGTACCAATGCCCCCTCAGAAGGTTATATCGGGAACTTTCCAAAACTGGTTCCTGATTCATTGGTCAATGTTTCTTGTGATGCTCGCAAAACTGCACAATATATGTCTATCCAAACTGAAATGCAGCAGTTAGACACACACTTGGAGAGTGTTACTCAAGAAACATGCCCCACATACATCCATGGGCAATTTGCTAAATCAACTTCTGAACCTTCTCTGAATAATTCTGGCGTTGGATTTTCACCTGACTCTGTTTTGGAGGTAGCTTCTGTTACGTGTGAAAACAACACTTCTGCAAGCCATGATGTTACACTGCGTGAAAACACATCTTATCCTGCTGCATTGGCCGGAGATTGTCTTCATGCATCTACCCTATCTTCTTTTGACTTCCAAAAAAATCATGCTTCGTCATCAACTGATTTGGAGCAGTGCACCAAAAATGTGAAGGGAGATGAGAACACAAGAAAGGAAGAGATGAATCCATCTCACGCCAGGATAGGTAATGGTATTGGTGAGGTAAAAGTGCAATGCCTAGAGATGTCCAATGCAGTGAGAAGAAGTAAGAATTTGAGAAAGCAGGAATGCCAAAAGAAAGATGGAATAAAGGGAAAtaacatgaaaaatattagTTCCACCAAAATTCCTTCAAGTGAAGCTTCAAAACTCAGGGCCTCATTTAATGATTCATCATCACTCGGTCCATCTGAATTACTGCTTTCAACAGGACCTGCGAAGTTTGGTTCTTGTTTTGAGGTCATAACTTCTGCAACACAAGATCTCAGTCTTCATGAACATAACAGTATGCAGGGTCCATCTGTAACTGGTTCTGTACGAGATCCAAATGCGAAGGGAAAAAACAAGATGAAAAATATAGCAGATGATGTTTTCCTTGATCCTGTATCGTCTACTTTACCTTATCAGTTGGTTACTGACCTGGCAGGATCTCATATGAATGAACAGAGTAGGTCTCCTCTTACTTGACATGTAGACCTTATTATGTTTGACTATCATGTATCAAGCAACTGCACTAGATATTGACATTCTGATTTATATAGGTAATCATAGTCCAGCTACTGAACGTGCATTCAAGAACTCTGCCGCACTAGCTTTGGAGTTACCTAGAAATGCTGCTTGTAAAAAAGATGGGACATCTTTACCACAACCGGTACGTTCCGCATGGGTGTGTTGTGATGATTGCCAAAAGTGGCGCTGCATACCAGCTGAATTGGCAGATACCATTGGAGAAACGAATTGCAGATGGTATAGCTTTCCCTCTTGTTATGATATATGATCATTTTTCATGCTTTCACCAGTCTGCTAATATAGTTGAGAAGCTTTATACTGGAACCTGGTACTGCATTATTCCACCCTGCAAGAAGTCTGTATAATGTATTTTGGAAATCCTTTTCTGTTTAGATAAATGGTTGTTTTACTGCTAATGTAGAATTACCTACAGACCTACTTTTAAATGGAAAGAATTTTGAGAAGATGGAATAGGTTGTTTTAAACAAAGAAAGGTGCTAATTTGAGTAGTGTCAGGAGATTAACTGGCAGCAAATACTGATGATACATCACACTACATTCTTTCTTATCTGTATTTAGTTGTTTTGTTAATTTCTGCTGTTGGTCTATTCTGTCGAGTGGTGATGTATTATTGTCGCATGTTTGCatattaatttttattttgtttgatcAAATGATTTATGCTTCTGCCTCATTCTTTTTACTGTGAAGGACTTGCAAGGATAACCGAGATAACGCGTTTGCTGATTGTTCTATACCACAAGAGAAGACAAATGCTGAGATTAATGCTGAGCTTGAACTTTCAGATGCTTCTGCTGACGAAGCTGACAATGATGGATCAAACTCGAAAGGTtcaatttctgttttttctcctttttttccaTCCACTATCTAGTCATATAACGCAGATAGCTCCCTTGTGTTGTGCATCTATAATATCTGATTTTATGGCGTGCTTTTGCATCTTGCTGTTGTGTAG includes:
- the LOC100838109 gene encoding uncharacterized protein LOC100838109, with translation MKEAGADGRSWEDHLATARLNGEAKAAAPQVGHGLGADKACAMSTEEDEEKDKGCNLAVKLEESVEAISPPFEVRGRISEEKGSSMEERPLNMDEEKTCNFLVESAESGNLQTCYGANGRVLSKALCITCGDTLCSKDVGCVRGSVDKVTERSQYELGGLVCNGGLSDSIKHDADRCPNGVDDIIFMTDDNYELSQDDLMLKIEAEASGQLLEDSVPSVSGSIDVSLNGKAGQCEEDVLCNGALGKTSLEDVQLRCMKPHCGDGSLPDPVKFDIQQLPHDMDVTRLKKYVNQLDEDGLLQKIGAEVSIPVREDSVPSNFGIGEISEHKTGMEKVACGSMGFFGVLSCEGGFWKEALEDENQSPRMDAKAREDNLQTCWVETCHGNGSLSDLRESDSENLPCGANGPSLMIDANHELEKGVFLPSIDADLSLPVYEASLHSVNDRPMDVPVNGTSGWIGELSTNRTCVEKLKYESLGEGTLLCENEVGFQTEASVNARMGIAKDPISSICKDEIMESSEACGPFPEIKVPLQHQQTDQKHETVDLPLERDLIRSSYNQPWEDEPFHSCKGSSAPCLGHRDTSGVKLGSPDHLAQELNTCNSAIDKPCSADFVENGNDGELQNQTSESLNVFRRRNPRRAASSRINLEKHDQINKGSKNIRKSKKIKRSWSLVESTMIKFPNKTTKGRSGINRPPKSTGWGCLQKLTDGFSQNCGPSTSNSHLTYIEKGRSNTRSEDKKQPSIRKTRSLRGSRNKCPALSDIGYALDEVNGESAFLATTGTNAPSEGYIGNFPKLVPDSLVNVSCDARKTAQYMSIQTEMQQLDTHLESVTQETCPTYIHGQFAKSTSEPSLNNSGVGFSPDSVLEVASVTCENNTSASHDVTLRENTSYPAALAGDCLHASTLSSFDFQKNHASSSTDLEQCTKNVKGDENTRKEEMNPSHARIGNGIGEVKVQCLEMSNAVRRSKNLRKQECQKKDGIKGNNMKNISSTKIPSSEASKLRASFNDSSSLGPSELLLSTGPAKFGSCFEVITSATQDLSLHEHNSMQGPSVTGSVRDPNAKGKNKMKNIADDVFLDPVSSTLPYQLVTDLAGSHMNEQSNHSPATERAFKNSAALALELPRNAACKKDGTSLPQPVRSAWVCCDDCQKWRCIPAELADTIGETNCRWTCKDNRDNAFADCSIPQEKTNAEINAELELSDASADEADNDGSNSKASRAPSWTAVKTNSFLHRNRRTQSIDESMVCNCKPPQDGRMGCRDGCLNRMLNIECTKRTCPCGEYCSNQQFQRRSYAKISWFCSGKKGFGLQLKEEVTEGRFLIEYVGEVLDITAYECRQRYYASKGQKHFYFMALNGGEVIDACTKGNLGRFINHSCSPNCRTEKWMVNGEVCIGIFAMRNIKKGEELTFDYNYVRVSGAAPQKCFCGTAKCRGYIGGDISGSGIIAQDNAGAEHFETLAADKDAEEMLANGACSHGVNPNIAEHGTSIQSEDLNDCAPASPESEPHQETSLILFDTSEPEYSLEALSPQDSEEITRTPVHVSQTENSLQQFPVHDTQPLDILQKTRNTMDLQFPVYDTQPLDTKAPNAMIGSTPSSDLGSNLVPSFHANKKDNLKRRRNVKPSLSPIDNEHALGVEGTLNNLLDRDGGISKRKDSANGYLKLLVLTAAEGDNAGGTSKSVRDLSLILDALLKTKSSSVLLDIINKNGLQMLHNILKQNRDNFHRTPILRKLLKVLEFLASKEILTPGDINAGPRCAGMESFRDSMLSLASRHSDVQVYKIARKFRDDWITPYIAGPVSTSNCSTDSYFTRRKHKSRWDYQPESHYRMVGLQVQKVYSRHGELDLQTGLKRNRSQGNWANIYNDDAPVMGRSTDGADDEVPPGFEPQQEHGPAQASLDWGADDEVPPGFEPQQKQQPAQASLDCGVAPGFCQERYLPHLSISHGIPIALVQHLGTSEVEGGHGGEKWKVAPGMPFSPFPPLPTYPRGSPCPSTSSNQMSHHNGAPVMKHNSSEYMGRADGRGGRGHRNWRNGARTRFPYNQGRRFPSNHHRFERCQPPRPQEHGGSGFRGRE